One genomic window of Desulfurococcus mucosus DSM 2162 includes the following:
- a CDS encoding protein-lysine N-methyltransferase — protein sequence MYYFVPYVPTPYPVVREMLRLAGAGEGDVVYDLGCGDGRILIVAVKEFNVRKAVGVERDSERIKEARRRISEEGIEDRAIVVQGDFFEVDISEATIVTLFLLTSVNEMLRPKLERELRNGARVVSHEFRIPGWKHEKTAEVKDENNLTHIIYLYIKGKHM from the coding sequence ATGTATTATTTTGTACCATACGTCCCCACACCATACCCAGTCGTCAGGGAAATGCTCAGGCTCGCCGGGGCCGGTGAAGGAGACGTAGTATACGACCTCGGCTGCGGCGACGGCCGCATCCTCATAGTCGCCGTGAAAGAGTTCAACGTGAGGAAAGCCGTCGGCGTCGAGAGAGACAGCGAGAGAATAAAGGAGGCGAGGAGAAGGATAAGCGAGGAGGGAATAGAGGACAGGGCAATAGTAGTGCAAGGAGACTTCTTCGAAGTCGACATCAGCGAGGCAACAATAGTAACACTCTTCCTACTCACATCAGTCAACGAAATGCTCCGCCCAAAACTAGAGAGAGAACTGAGAAACGGAGCCAGAGTAGTAAGCCACGAGTTCAGAATACCAGGCTGGAAACACGAGAAAACAGCCGAAGTAAAAGACGAAAACAACCTAACCCACATAATCTACCTGTACATCAAGGGAAAACACATGTAA